In Aurantimicrobium minutum, the DNA window GCGAAACAGTCATCACCGTGGTGGGGAACCTCACGAGTGACCCCGAACTGCGTTACACGCAGAACGGACTCGCAGTCGCCAACTTCACCATCGCCTCTACTCCGCGCAACTTCGATCGCGCATCAAACGAGTGGAAAGATGGCGAGGCTCTCTTCCTTCGTGCCAGCGTATGGCGCGAGTTTGCCGAGCATGTCGCAGGAAGCCTGACCAAGGGTTCTCGCGTTATTGCAACTGGTCGACTCAAGCAGCGCTCGTACGAGACCAAGGAAGGCGAAAAGCGAACCACAATCGAACTCGAAGTAGATGAGATCGGTCCTTCGCTTCGCTACGCCACGGCAACTGTGAGCCGCGCGGCTTCCGCAGGTCGTCCCGGTGTCCCTGCAGGCAATGACGAACCCTGGGGTTCGCCGACTGCGCCTGCAGCAGACCCTTGGAACACCCCCGGTATCCCCGCAGACGATACGCCGTTCTAAACGACCCCTTGAGCTTCAGCTCACGCTGAGCTCATCAACATAAATTTACGAAAGTTAGGTAATCATGGCTGGAAAAGCTAGCGGCGGAGCCCGCAAGCCACTCCGCGGTGGCAAGGGCGCAAAGGCTCTCGCACCTGCGAAGGCAATCCGCGTTGGTGTGATCGACTACAAGGACGTCGCAACCCTTCGCAAGTTCGTTTCTGAGCGTGGAAAGATCCGCGCTCGCCGTATCACCGGTGTTTCTGTCCAGGAGCAGCGCCTCATCGCCAAGGCAGTTAAGAACGCCCGCGAGATGGCTCTTCTTCCCTACGCAGGCGCTGGCCGCTAAGGAGTCCCCACATGTCTAAGTTAATTCTGACGAATGAAGTCTCCGGTGTTGGTTCTGCTGGTGACGTTGTCGAGGTAAAGAACGGTTACGCACGTAACTACCTCATCCCTCAGGGACTTGCTGTTGCATGGTCTCGTGGTGGCGAGAAGCAGGTTGAGCAGATTCGTGCTGCTCGCACCGCACGCGAACTCGCAACCCTCGAAGAGGCGCAGGCACTCAAGGCAAAGATCGAAGGCAACAAGGTCAAGCTTGCTGTCAAGGTTGGCCGTGACGGTCGTCTCTTTGGTTCGGTCAAGACCGATCACATTGCTGCTGCAGTAGAAAGCGCCGGTGTTGGCGTTATCGACAAGCGCAAGATCGAAATTGCGAACCCCATCAAGTTCACTGGTGAGCACGAAGCAACCGTTCGTCTGCGTGACGACATCGTTGCAACCATCACCATTCAGGTTGTTGCTGCAAAGTAACTGCTGACAAGAACAACTCAGGGCGGGAAGCGTAAAGCTTCCCGCCCTTCTTGTTTGCCTGGGGAGGTCCTTCAGGTCTCATTTTTTGCCTTAACGGGGTACAAAAACGACTGCGTAATTATGCACAGAATAGATAATTTTCCCCAAGCTTAAACACATGCTTGAAGGAAGTTAATGTTCACACCCGTGTATAACTAAAAACGCAGTTCAGAATGAATTTTTTGGGTAAACTTTTTCATTTTCCCACAGCATTATCCCCAGCTTATGAACAGACTCACCGGCGTTTCACAGGTCTCATACACAGAGTTATCCACAGGCATATTTGGTTGCTACTTGCGCTGTTCATACTCTTAGTACACACCCCTTAAAAGGCTTCAATGTCAAGCCAATGTCGGTGGATAGAGATAGAACTGAACTATCCCCTCAAGTAACAACAGGAAGGACCGTGATTATGTCGATTGCGCACCTCGGTTCTCCATCCGACTCTCGCGAAAACTGGCAGGGTGAACGGACTCCTCCGCATGATCTTCTTGCGGAGCAAAGCGCTCTCGGCGGCATGCTGCTCAGCAAAGACGCTGTTGCAGACGTCGTCGAGATACTTCGTGGAAATGACTTCTACATTCCTAAGCATGAAGTCATTTTTGATGCCATTCTCTCCCTGTATTCGCATGGAGAGCCAACTGATGTCATCACAGTTACAGACGAACTGACAAAAACAGGTGAACTTGGTCGCGCAGGTGGTGCGGAGTACCTGCACACACTCACCTCACTCGTTCCCACCGCAGCCAACGCTGGCTACTACGCCAACATCGTTTCGGAACGAGCGCTTCTACGCCGTCTCGTTGAAGCAGGAACTCGAATCGTTCAGATGGGATACGCCGGTGAAGGTGAAGCTGTTGATCTGGTCAACACCGCCCAGGCCGAGATTTACCAGGTCACCGGATCAGTTGAAGCTGAAGACTACGTGCCTCTGACCGAGGCAGTGGACACTGCCATCGAAGAAATTGAAGCCGCCAAGGGCCGCGACGGTCAGATGACCGGTGTTCCCACAGGCTTCGCCGATCTTGACGAACTGACCAACGGTTTCCACCCCGGCCAGCTCATCATCGTTGCAGCACGTCCTGCACTGGGTAAGTCAACACTGGCACTGGACTTCTGCCGTGCAGCATCAATCAAGAACAACCTCCCCGCAATCTTCTTCTCCCTCGAAATGGGTAAGTCGGAAATCGCAATGCGTCTGCTCTCGGCAGAAGCGTCCGTTCCACTGCAAAACATGCGAAAAGGAACCGTTGATAATCGCGACTGGACCACAATTGCCAGCACGCGTGGCCGCATCAATGATGCCCCGTTCTATATCGACGACAGCCCCAACCTCACCCTGGTTGAGATTCGTGCGAAATGCCGCCGTCTCAAGCAGAAGGTTGGCTTGAAGATGGTTGTTATTGACTACCTGCAGCTGATGACCTCAGGCAAGAAGGTAGAAAACCGTCAGCAGGAAGTTTCGGAATTCTCTCGTGCGCTCAAGCTCATGGCTAAAGAGCTCCAAGTTCCTGTGATTGCACTGTCTCAGCTCAACCGTGGACCGGAACAACGTGCCGATAAGAAGCCAGCAATTAGCGACCTGCGTGAATCTGGATCGTTGGAGCAGGACGCCGACATGGTAATTCTTCTGCACCGTGAAAGTGCATACGAAAAAGAAAACCCCCGTGCAGGTGAGGCAGATTTCATCGTTGCCA includes these proteins:
- the rpsR gene encoding 30S ribosomal protein S18, producing the protein MAGKASGGARKPLRGGKGAKALAPAKAIRVGVIDYKDVATLRKFVSERGKIRARRITGVSVQEQRLIAKAVKNAREMALLPYAGAGR
- a CDS encoding single-stranded DNA-binding protein; translated protein: MAGETVITVVGNLTSDPELRYTQNGLAVANFTIASTPRNFDRASNEWKDGEALFLRASVWREFAEHVAGSLTKGSRVIATGRLKQRSYETKEGEKRTTIELEVDEIGPSLRYATATVSRAASAGRPGVPAGNDEPWGSPTAPAADPWNTPGIPADDTPF
- the dnaB gene encoding replicative DNA helicase, with the translated sequence MSIAHLGSPSDSRENWQGERTPPHDLLAEQSALGGMLLSKDAVADVVEILRGNDFYIPKHEVIFDAILSLYSHGEPTDVITVTDELTKTGELGRAGGAEYLHTLTSLVPTAANAGYYANIVSERALLRRLVEAGTRIVQMGYAGEGEAVDLVNTAQAEIYQVTGSVEAEDYVPLTEAVDTAIEEIEAAKGRDGQMTGVPTGFADLDELTNGFHPGQLIIVAARPALGKSTLALDFCRAASIKNNLPAIFFSLEMGKSEIAMRLLSAEASVPLQNMRKGTVDNRDWTTIASTRGRINDAPFYIDDSPNLTLVEIRAKCRRLKQKVGLKMVVIDYLQLMTSGKKVENRQQEVSEFSRALKLMAKELQVPVIALSQLNRGPEQRADKKPAISDLRESGSLEQDADMVILLHRESAYEKENPRAGEADFIVAKHRNGPTATITVGFQGHLSRFADMPKV
- the rplI gene encoding 50S ribosomal protein L9, which translates into the protein MSKLILTNEVSGVGSAGDVVEVKNGYARNYLIPQGLAVAWSRGGEKQVEQIRAARTARELATLEEAQALKAKIEGNKVKLAVKVGRDGRLFGSVKTDHIAAAVESAGVGVIDKRKIEIANPIKFTGEHEATVRLRDDIVATITIQVVAAK